CCGTGGCCTCCGATCGAAGTTGGAAAACGCACATCTTCTATTTTCATAGATACAATGTTCAGTCCTTCTTTATTTTCTAACATGGTTAAGTTTATTCAGCTGTGTTCGTCGTTGAAAAGACAAGCTACAAATGGCGCCTGCATCGATGATAACGTTGCATTTATATACAAAGCGAAAGTAAACCCTTCAAATGgtgactttttttatttatttataaattaaggtGAATGAACCGTTGAAGCGCCGATCTTGTTTCGTGACTTTCGTTATCTGAAAAGTCGTTGTTGCATATTTCTCGTTTTTTAACtacaatatatttcaaaactCTTGCATGTGTTTTGTGTCATGTATTTTCTAAttactaatttaaatttacaaagcCAAGTTTTgcaaatagataaaaaaatgatatcagAATATTTATGcatgtgtaaatattttcgtttaCGCTTCTgaatgtttgaaaataaattatatactttCATGACATGCTtgttagtgttatatttaagatAAGAAATCATGAAGTATATTATCTGACACTTTGGGGTTTATCTCTTATTTGCACATACACTCCAACTAAATTGAGCTTCTTAAATTGTGGATAAAATCAAAACtgcacaaaatttaataacaatgaCAAGGTAAATAGTAAAGATTTTTATTGAGCACCaatgataaaaatgtatataaaatatatctataaaaatataataatcaaatggaatgTTTTCTTAATGGAAAATTTCgttaaaatctaataaaaatcaCTGAGATTATGTTTGCTAAAATCTATTAAATGTTAAGACATTTTTTCAGATGTTGGATCTTTAGATAAATTGGCCAATTGCTCGACCAGTTCATACTTTTCCGAGTCCCATAAGATGGTGCTCAATTCACCTATTGTTCTTTCTTCTTCATCTTTTTCAGGGTTTCTAATCCAATCTAGTAGCATTTGATAAATTACCTGaaagttttattaattaatattttttttatgtataaacaaaaacattaaCTTTTATACCTCAGATATGCCTTCTTGTTTGTGAGATTCGACTATTGTTTCAATGAAGCCATCTTTATAACCCATACTACGAAAAATATTACGCCAGCCTTCTCCGAGATTTTTACTAATCAGCGTCATATACTTTATGGAAACCTttcacaatataataaaaacatagtGAGTTACaagattaataataattttatcgtTTGTACACTAATTACCTCTTGTTTGGAATCCATTAAAAGTTGAATTGAAAGACTTTTTTCAGGAGACTTTGATTTTGAGAATCCATTGGTTTTGCAATGTTGACCTTTTTGACTTTGTCCCTGAATAACAGTTTGTGTTGTATTGTAGACGAGACTGTTTCCAAACTGTATGTAATTACAATTTGAGATGTTTATCGACGTGCCTGTGAAATGTGCGTATTAATTAGTTAAATTTGAAGGCTCGAAATGTTGTGAATGTGACGAATTTGAAGGTGAACCTGGAGAGCAGACTGAGGCGCCGTTGATGGTTGAAAGTAAAGGTGAGGCTGAGGATGTTGAGGAAGTTGAAGACGCATTTTGTGGTGTCGGTCCCTTGGGGGGCGAAGGCCGCGGGGACACAGGCACTGCATCTGTCTGTATCTGCGAAGGGCACACCTGTTCCATTCTATGGAACTGTCACAACAAGTCATAAGtcgtaacaaaaggaaaaactGCGACCATGGCTGtatataaataagaatatttcGATTTGTAAGCGGTCGAAAAGTTCAATGGAATATATAGGAAGCTATAAATATAGAAAGTTTCTTATAAATTGAGTAGACTAGAACTAGATGCATTCAAGAATTTTTAAGGCGAACATAAAAATATACGGGTAAGGTTTAGTTCTATACAAGGAAGAATAATTacaatgagcaacaaaaaatcacgttttttacttatcggagcggagactaatcaatatttaccaAGTTCGAATTCGAAACCCACCGATTTCGAATATGGtgataaaatatgataatgataaattttattttatttatttattcaaatagcaaaactgctaatacatacaatacaaaataacaacaaaaaattataaatcaccttccacaaaggtatccattaacacccttcaagaaagcagcaatgttattagaacttctaatgccttcaggaagggcattatacatttgaacacctctgtgaaaaacacctcctgcagtttcagctttcttaactctacctataattaatttattcctctttctcgttttataattatgtatatctctattcctaactatatgattattaaaatatttgggtaatagattagTAATAGAAATTGGTAAATGATTATTGCAAAAATTGCGATCGcccgcacgacaatcgttgccacaaaaatcgcgaatacctaatatctggcactcaagttctcgttagtacaatatttcggaTGGAGTTTTTGGGAGCGAGATGTTCCGTGATCTAGATTTTATTGACGTGCGCGAataaataaaccggaagtgggattttttcctcttagaaaggtcactGTGTGtgtgatacgttcaggggtgtggatagaatagtggccacaaatGTTGTTGCCACTATTctatccacacccctgaacgtatcaagctgaaaatgtatatatgtattctttatgtactaacttagagctgataaggttttggtcagaattcgtaaatcgGTGATAAGTGATTTtaaggaacaaaaaaaaattaaacaaaatccgacaaccggaagtggaacttttgtcttgtgaaagtctccctacatttgcgctcaatttgtatcgaaaacgctcCCATAACCGGCatatgtgaacgtgtatgtatgtttaattattgattttttttttgtgaccttatattcctcaaatacatacatacatagataaagtcatgggttggtcacatccgatttttttaatatattgttatCAGTTAGTAGTGAGCAGGAGTACAGTTGTGGGTTCTCATTTTCTAACTCGAGTTCGCaagtttatgaaattttaaattctgaaaaaagttttttattgcTGTATAAAAACACAAGTTACGACTTCCATTATTGAATTGGTAGAATTTGACTGTCAAGTGTCACTTTGACAGTTAACAAAAGGCAGGGAGGGGGCGGGGGTTGACATGCCTCTATGGTGGCCGACGCCCCCCAATCGTGCGGGTGCCCGCGAAAAAGAGGGCGAAGCCTCCGCATGGGCGATTAAACGAGCCCACTTCCAAAAACTATTCGAGCTATGGGTCGTACGTCAAAGACCAACGGGGGCGAAACCCGACCACATAACCTCAACTTACTGGACGCTGGCAGCCCTGAGACTCGCCCTCATATTCACCCCGCAGCGAGGCTACATTCACCCGGATGAATTCATGCAAACGCTCGAACCCATCGCCGGTACTTTCGACTtctaaaattcaaaacatttcaCATTATCCAATTGTGTAATTTATATCGCTTATGCTTCAGGTCGAGCGTTGGACGTTGAATGGAGACGATCCTGGGAATTCAATAATACGTTTCCGCTTCGCAATATTGCACTTCCACGCGTATTCATCGGCATTCCGCTCACGCTTTTATACGGAGCAAACGACTTCACAACggaacattttaatataaaaatcctAACCCCTTACTCACTATTAGTAATTCCTCGTTtgatatactgtttgctatcgTTCTTAAACGACTATTgcctttataaaatatgtagattgtaCGGAGAAAATGTCAGCGATAAGTTGTTATTCCTTGCAAGTTCTTATGTATCGATAGTATACGCGACTCACACGTTTTCAAATAGCTTAGAAATGGTATTGCTGTCGTTGCTTCTCCTATCGGTCTCCGATTGCATGTTAACGTCGAAATGTGTGATCGAACACAGCGAAGCCATCACTGACAAGTACAAACAATCCAATGACGTAGTCGAACGCGTTCAATTGTACAAATTGAGAAAACTCTTACCTGAATACTCTCTGAGTAAATGTTTACAAATATCGACTATAGTCGTCGTCGGTATGTTTAACAGGCCAACGTTCATAGCGTTCGCTTTCCCGTCAATATTCCTGTGGCTGATGAGGGGTTTGGGTTCTAAGTATATAGGCTTTAAAGACTTCCACACCAGGCTCTTCGTGTTTGTGATGTGCTGTTTGCCGTCGTTGTTTTTCATGATCATCGCCGATTCTTCGTTCTATGGTTATTTGACCATATCCGACATAGAATCTAATGCTGTTACCATCAACAATTTTGTAGTGACACCAGTGAATTTTTtacgatataatatatttgctgAAAATCTTGCCGAGCACGGTCTACATCCAAGGTGGTTGCACGTCTTAGTCAACGTGCCGATACTCTTCAATATTTTAGGAATTATAGGACTGTTTACGATCACCAAAATGTCTTACAGGTATATTTAAAATGACACTGttcaacaaaaaacaaattgtGAATGAACTTTTTACTCACTGAACTCAATTAACATGAGAAAATTTATTGAAAGttcattcaaaatcaaaaatcgacaatatttaaatttaatttcacttaaaattacacaacacatatatttttttaattattatatttatattcagtgaGTAAAAACAAAAAAGGTTAAATTTTGCTAAACAGTGTAAAATTTCTAGTGTTACCCGTAGAAAGGAAtgaaaatacttatataatttatacattttagatTATGCAGAGGTTTGTACAGGTCTTTGCCGAGAATCCAGAGCATAAATGGCCTGATGACCTTTTCTGTGATAACACCCGTGGCCCTGCTATCGCTGTTTCCACACCAAGAACCCAGATTTTTAACACCGATACTCCTACCAGTAGTGTACCTTTACGCCAAGCACATACAACTTATACCGAGTGACAGTGAGTGGAATAAACGGTTGAAAAAGTTCGCGTTCGCCGTATGGTGCGTCTGTAACGTACTCCTATCCTTATTCTTCGGGTTTATTCACCAAGGCGGAGTGTACTCGACAGCCAACCACATCCACAACGAAGTGAACAGTAGATTCTTCAGCGTACACGTGATAACGTCGCACATGTACGACATTCCACAGTCGCTCTTCCTCGCAGAAGACGCAGCGAAAGTTCATTTGAACAGAGACACGGGTCAGCGATACAAGGTGGCCAAAAGAGTCTTCCTGTACGAGCTCGGTTCCAAATCTTTGACAAACGTCGTAAGTGAAACTGCCAAAGTGTGGAAAATCGGCGATTTGAAGAAGCGGACTGCGGGTCAAGAGTTCCGCACATATCTGATCATTCCGAATTCGCTGAAGCAGGATTTGAACGCAGCTTGGTTCAACGCCAACGTCACCTCACTGGAGCTGATCGAGGACGCTCACTTCTATCCGCATATTAGCACTGAAGCTCCGCCACACTTTCCGTCCGCCGATGATCAGTTCTGCGATAACTTACACTATGTACCTGACGTGTCTCCGGCTACGAAGATGACCGCCGTTGAAAGAGTCTATTGCTACATACGGCAATTTTCATTGACAATGTTTAGAATAGAGAGGCGTTCTCATTTTGTAATCTAATTTTACTTCCATTGACACTTTAATAAGAATGCCATCAGTTTTAATAGCTTTATCGTATATACCAAAGATTTTAttcgatttaatataaaatggtgCTAAGTTAAAATTTTGCTTTATAAATTAAGTTTAGATTATAAAGTAACATTCCACACGGTGTGTATGCTTTGCAATGCAATATGAGTTGtgctaaaattgatttttaaatatcaataaaaattttaaaagtatcCAGTGTGTAATCATTTGctgtattgtaatataaattatgtacatatgtaaagtatACCAATGATACATGTGGGTGAagcataattaattaaataaatgaaaaacaaaattaatatttaactgTTAATACATCATTTCactgtattaaatattaaataaatcatgtgttatatacatatatgtataataaataagtaacatttttttaaaatattaacattatattaGTGAACATTGAAACAATGTTAATATCGAATtattgtcataaaaattaaaatataacaaatacaCATTGCATTTGCAGTTATGAAGGAGCTGAATGCGTCAACGGCATCTCCTCGCCGAATTTGGCCATGTGAGCGGCATTTTTGAACGGATGTAGGGTCGCATGGTCGACATAAGATTCACACGAGGAACACCACACGGACAGATCGGCCAACGACAACACAAACGAATGCTGTGTTGACTCAAAGTGCCTCAACATGTGACCGTTGACATACCGGCCGCACGCAGGctgaaaattcaaatgaaattatattgaaaatgattaatataaatacacatatattaatataatacttacaatgtaACATTCTAAACAAATCCATATCTCTTCATCATGATCGCAATTGATGCACTTTTGTCTCTGGACAACGTTGCACTCAGACGAATATGGTTTCAAACCATCTATGTGCGGACACCAATCCAGCGGAACTACTGCGAACATGTCTTCATTCATTAACGcctaaaatgaaaacaatagtCATAATATAAACGTAATACATGTAGGGATGATGTTTTTGGTCaaactatataaatattaatgaatttTAATCACTACATAAGTTGATTTTATAATAAGTTGGTAAGTTCGATGCTAACCTCCATATTTTGTGCCAAGTATTCCGACAGAGTTTGTGTCGGCTGCGGTGGGATTGAACTTGGTTCACCTTCAGCTCCGCTTTGAGATGAGCCTTCTACGCACATCAACTGAATTTCAAACGTATTGTTATTGGCATTATCAAAACCCTTCGAATCGTTGGAATCGTTGGCGTTCAAATCCGAATTATAGTTCAACGACGATTCAGAATTGCACGACACCTCTTCAATGTTATCGCAACAGTCATAGAACACATCCTGATCGACACTGCCTTTGGCAGTGTCTTCGGATTTTGTCCATTTTGCATTTGTAGGCTTTGATTTGTTTATAGTCAGACCTCGACTCGGTGCCGGAGCTGGCAGAACGTTCTCTTTGGGCAGTGCTTTTTGGAATCGCAAATTTTTCCAATACTGTTTGTGAACGCCGATCACGTCGTTGATTGATTCAACAGCTGAAGAATGAGGAGGTGATCTGGATTCGTAATTGTGTGTCACGGGATCCCCCAATAAGGCTTTAGTGCACATCGCCATGGCGTACGATATTGACCTGACATTGTATCCACCTTCGAGGCACAGCAGCAACTTTCCACGTGCCAATCCCATCAACCAGTGTGTGAGTCGGCCATAACATTCCGGTGAAACTTTACaacctgaaaaataaataatatattcgatCCAATCTTACAACAAAGACAATGTTTCGTAATAATTGAAATACCTCCTAAAGGATCTCCAATACAAGCGTCAAATCCGGCTGATACTAATACCAATTCTGGATTGAATTCATAAGCTATAGGTAAAACTATTTGAGTAAAGGCTGCCAAGTATTCTTTATCGCCCATTCCGCGCTATAATTCAAAAGTACGCAATGAATCAtttgaaatgttaaaaatatcaatttgagTGTTTGTGATTTTACTTTGTTCCAAGGTATGTTGACGTTGAATCCGCGGCCAGAACTTTCTCCGACCTGAGTGTAGTTTCCTTCAGTCGAAGAAGGGAAGAATGTACCATGGTCGTAACGGTGCAGCGATATGTATAATACTCTTGGGTCGTTGATAAACATGCTTTGAGTACCGTTGCCGTGATGAACGTCCCAGTCTAGTATAAGAATCCTgtcgaaaattaaataaataagaaaattaaacaaTGCATCTTTAAGGCAGCAAGTCGCAGTTTTAATAgaaatcaatgtatgtataataccttTTCAAGGAGTGTAACGACATGGCGTACTTGGCTGCAACTCCAACATTATTAAACAGACAAAAACCACACGGTAGGTCTTCAGATGCGTGATGTCCTGGAGGACGGACTATGCACACTCCACTACCAGCTTCTCCACCCAAAACCGCATCAACTACCTAAAAATTAAACGCATTTGCTAAATGATGCGATTTCAATGCCAAAATTTATACATgtcacagttgaagtgtatctaccagttgtaatatattttgactataatCCATCCGCTGCAGGAAGACATTCGAGTAAAACGCACATGCTACATTTCGtacgtacaatgttctattgtctatacgaaatgctattggttgaGAGGCGGTGAAAGAGACAGCATGTACTTTTTACctaagtgtcttcctacagTAGATGGAttctagttagaatatattccatctaatctggtaccaactactgttataatcattgaagtataatgtatagaatagtcattcctaacaaaagtatcgcttaaaagcgagccatcgaagagagagacggaaagtcagaagagagacaaaagttGACTCAaaacgtaagttgattcatatggcgaattacattccaactgatcaaaatatatgacaactgaaaatacagttcaactataggttggtaccaggttaaatGGAGAGATTaggttttcatgaaaacgtcactcaactagtaaattgagttggaaagtcacatttttgttttgaacatattCTTAGAGTTGTCGTAATCCGGTGcttattacctttattcgtaatacctagcaaatattaacgcattgttgaattctaaagcattgttgaaagtgtatttacgcttgtagagatataatttactagttagattgtattcgaatatgaatgacctcaaacaccagttggaatatattataacCGAAAATACACGTTGACTgaacaaatacattttaaataatatatcacCTGAAGCACACTTCCGACCGCGACAGACGCACTCAAAAATGTATCGTTGTGAAGATACACAGAGTCATACTTTTCTTGCTGATTAGCAAGCGACTGATTAGAACAAGTCGCTGTGCTGCGAAGCCAAGAAAGCAACGATGATGTGTGCCCCAACTCTAACTCTTCATCAGTGGCGATGCGAGACTCCAACTTTCGCATTCTATCCAAGAGTTTGAACTCTTGAAGCCGAGTGTGGATTCTCGATATGCGCTCAGGACGTTCAGGATGATcgctgtaaataaaaatatattaaccaaAAACTCATATATGcccatatttattaataattatataaattacgtACGATTCATGAACATTTTTATGCTTTAACATAGCCTCGTCGTAGACGTAGCACACTCGGTGCTGAGGAACGAATAAATCCGTAGCtaaaacatttaaacacaatcataaCAAGACTAAAATGAATAtctagattattttttttaaataatttcatactTATTTTAAGTTGGCTCAATTTTCTATTCACGTCATCTAAGAATTTTTGGGGCTGTATTGGATAGCAATTCCTCGTTGCGAAAGTTTCCGGCCTCTCTTCGTCGCCGAGCCATTTCACTTCTACAATATGTTTTTCTTTGGTAACATCAGAAACATTCAGCACCGTCGTATCCATGCTATATGTAGGTTGATAATTAAAGCAGTTCCAATATGGCTTATGTACGTAGATGCAATTCAATATGGTTTCTTGTATTCTGGAATATAAATTTGGATTGATAATGATACGTCGATTtagcatataatataaattatgaagAACTGCATACGATTCTGAAGGAGGTGTGAATGAGCGTAAAGGAGGAACGGGATCTCCTAATAGAGTCCTCAAAGTGAGAGCTGCACTTTCAGCCAATGAAGCTAAACAATATCCACCTTCTAGGACCACTACCATCGTCCCAGTCACACCCATCAACATGTGCGTTAAATGAGCATAACACGCAGGACTTATTTCCATTTCTCCctgttaaattgaaaaaaaatcataatataatgGTATCAACAACGATGTTTGATATAGATTATAACCTTTGCTAAAAACTTTCATGCCCAAATATCACATTGTCGTGGTTGATTTAGTCATACATGATGCAAGTAATGATGCATGTCAGATTAATTGGTATACTAAATTGATTGAATTTGCATTTGAACTGTGGATTtgctttaataataaaagaaaatgcaGGGATCAACTAACGTAATAGAACATCCACACAATGTATGTATCTTAAGCAGGTCTACTTGCACAACCCGCTTCAATATTTTCATGCAAaccctatatttatttatttattaaaaacagaaacatatttcaatatttcttcATTATGCCtaaaaaatttctatatatttatttatccattatatattaacctCTACCATAGGTGCTACTACCGGTAGCCCAAGGCTACACCTATGTATGTTAAAACTTTTGCATATAAGTATCAAATAACATCATTACATACAGTGCCggtaaacacccttagaaaaaaattttgcctttggcgctctaatctaacattttgtatggcttttagcgctctaattttaaaatttaaagcgcctttgacgcttcgagcggcgccctaacttatttggcgccctcgggtgcCGCCCGACCCAACctcccccctaaaaccggcactgattACATAAACATGATTCAAAAACACTCTGACAATCCCtgccactcaactcttccactgcggaagccgctatagcagctccgtcatatgaagatgttcctcttcccaattcattAAGCAAAACTAAAGATTTAATTGCAGTTGCCCTCAATATTGCTACTGTTTCACTCAATTCAACCGGGAAGATAAACTGTCCTGATATTACATCATCATCGACATTGCccagtcttgcaaatattccgTCAATGACAACCAAACTGCCCTTTGCAGCCCTTCTTGCAAAAGTGTTGAGATTAATAATGCGAATTAACAATTGCGAAACACTAAGATCTTATgacactattaaattatttaataaaaatgaaaatctttcaaattaaTCACAATTGAATATGCTCGATTATTTTATCGCAAACTAAGCACATTGTTTATTGTTTATGCTTTATTTCTTGCGTCATATACAAAtatcttcatacatattttaagtatGATTGGGTGCAAAGAGACATTGGATTGAAAttggaataatataattttagaaaaacAGACATGAGAATGTTTTAATAGGGATTAATACAATGCGAAACTTTAAACACCTGATAGAATACCATAAAATAAGTAAGCAAGTTAAACAAATCAAATGACAGCAGATGGAAGACTTTGGGAATTATTACATAGAAAAATGCCAATAATTCTTAATGTACAAGCCCAATGGATATGGACTGAGAAAAAGTTCATGTATGAAAGTTATAAAATGTGAATGGAAGGAGTAGTTAGTTCATTTGATAATAGTAAAGTTACATTTTCATATGCTGCATGTCACTTTTCTATATTTGGTAATTTCATGACCGATAAATGGCGCTTCAAGCTAGCAATTAGCCACACAAGCTAATTTGAATCTATTTCCAATTGAGGACTCCTTGATGTGTCTGTCAGCCATTAAGCACAACCAAGTCATACCAGACATCGATCACTTAATTAACTAACCAAGCGCCAGGTATCTATTACATGTTCACCAAAATGCcttgaaataaataaagcatGAGTTAATTCCGAAAATTACATGACTTCAGTTTTATAGATGAACTTTTATAACATCCATAAGCTCAAACGatgcaaagaaaaaaaatccaaatgatTGTTTAACCTTTTCATCGCCTAAGGCTGAATCGTAACCTGCCGAACATAGCACTAGCTCTGGCGAGAACTAGAACAACGATAAtaagacattaataaaatacaaaagaatCGTGTTTACCTCGGGACAACCTAAAGCAGCATCATATCCAGCCGACACCAGAATCAGCTGCGGTTGAAACTAACAGCAGAAAATAACACATTTAATAGAACActtggtgctactttagtatgcggtctaccttagcatgcgatctacctttgaattgtagtctactatttttttttatttgtatcgtagttacgaaatgtttattacaatttttgttttttcctgccgccccataatgttgtcgaagcatttctatcaaaatatcatcAGCAGATGATACATATCTCGTAActaaatcttaaatgaataggaccaaccttaacttaacctaacctatcctgacccataaataaataggtgttggctgctaagatatgtttctttttgtgaaataaaacttaataaaaaaaagatatcttagcagccaacacctatttatttaagggtcaggataggttaggttaagttaaggttggccctattcatttaagattaggttgttacagtcagtattattcagtctcagtgtcacacaCGAGaactgagaccgcatattaaagtaaaaacgtgaaggtagatcgcatactaaagtagcaccgaatACTTAACAACACCACAATCAAAACCCAAAAAAGAATCACCTCTAGAGCCATAGGAAGGAGAAGTTGATGCCAAATGGCGATGTAATCCGAATCCTGCATCTTGATTTGATTCAACGGCACGTTGAAATTGTAGCCGGTACCATTACCAGTACCGACATAGTTAAAGTTCGACTGGCGAAGATTAGGCCAAAAAGAACCGTGTTCGTACCGATGTATCGAAAAATACACCACtctacaaagtaaatacattagTATAATCTAAATAAGATATATGATTTATAtgcaatacaaaaatatacctaGGATCATCGTAGAACATTTGCTGCGTAGCTTGGCCGTGATGTACATCCCAATCGACGATCAATATCCTCGAGAGCTTCAACTCGGTGAGCGCATGCTGAGCCGCAAGCCCTACATTATTGTAGAAACAATATCCGCACGGTTCTGCAGTCATTGCATGATGACCTGGGGGTCTAACCAGAGCCATACCAGATCCAGCTTTACCTCTGATCACATCCTCGACTATTTTCACAGTACTTCCGGCAGCCATCAGTGACAACTCATGAGACGACTGAATTCAAACGAAATTAGTGACACTACAAACAGGCCAATACTTATTATACAGTCGTATGAcaacgaattactaacacccgcgtatttaccctattttgtgtacctgcgccgtcttaagtaacattttgggttggttttttttgtagaccattcattgtatcctattctatgtatttagagaaggatagaatgagtagtgtttatacaaatagtttaaaaaccgaacaagtgcaaatacacagtttggctttgaaattcgtttggtgtagacgtgtgctttcactgggagaaaagttagttttgaagagatttttgctttcctgtatattatcgatatcattgaagtaagttaaagtgtttaaattttttaaatgtgacttaattattcgtttaaattgcttgtgaaaaa
This genomic interval from Arctopsyche grandis isolate Sample6627 chromosome 8, ASM5162203v2, whole genome shotgun sequence contains the following:
- the HDAC6 gene encoding histone deacetylase 6 isoform X1, whose translation is MASPLSKKGSNDKKKSSSNDLQPGVTTRNVARKAKIQTRAMSTNLKPSSSLLAAKKKALQKKRTNFEVELRDHFQNAMDSKNVEKGQVELVLEKRMLEHLCLWDPNYPECPERLSSIIDRCNELDLIRRCVLSEICMATKEDVSKLHSPSVYDLLLTTHKSDNTDYLESISAKYDAVYIHPSSHELSLMAAGSTVKIVEDVIRGKAGSGMALVRPPGHHAMTAEPCGYCFYNNVGLAAQHALTELKLSRILIVDWDVHHGQATQQMFYDDPRVVYFSIHRYEHGSFWPNLRQSNFNYVGTGNGTGYNFNVPLNQIKMQDSDYIAIWHQLLLPMALEFQPQLILVSAGYDAALGCPEFSPELVLCSAGYDSALGDEKGEMEISPACYAHLTHMLMGVTGTMVVVLEGGYCLASLAESAALTLRTLLGDPVPPLRSFTPPSESIQETILNCIYVHKPYWNCFNYQPTYSMDTTVLNVSDVTKEKHIVEVKWLGDEERPETFATRNCYPIQPQKFLDDVNRKLSQLKITTDLFVPQHRVCYVYDEAMLKHKNVHESDHPERPERISRIHTRLQEFKLLDRMRKLESRIATDEELELGHTSSLLSWLRSTATCSNQSLANQQEKYDSVYLHNDTFLSASVAVGSVLQVVDAVLGGEAGSGVCIVRPPGHHASEDLPCGFCLFNNVGVAAKYAMSLHSLKRILILDWDVHHGNGTQSMFINDPRVLYISLHRYDHGTFFPSSTEGNYTQVGESSGRGFNVNIPWNKRGMGDKEYLAAFTQIVLPIAYEFNPELVLVSAGFDACIGDPLGGCKVSPECYGRLTHWLMGLARGKLLLCLEGGYNVRSISYAMAMCTKALLGDPVTHNYESRSPPHSSAVESINDVIGVHKQYWKNLRFQKALPKENVLPAPAPSREGLNIVSMKIEDVRFPTSIGGHGSDALHTDPNYSCAYVTIETDGGKVGYGLTFTLGRGTEIVVLACKSLKQFIIGKNAVDIFKDFGSFWRVLTSDSQMRWVGPEKGVMHLAVAAVINALWDLWGRVENKPVWRLLADLTPEEVVSLIDFRYITDVVTPEEALKMLKEKEAGKQQRIKTLLDDGYPAYTTQVGWMGYPDNLVKALTKKYISMGFDSFKIKVGVNPEDDYRRCKVVREAIGNNRNLMVDANQAWDVDTAISCMKKLAEFKPMWIEEPTSPDDVLGHAKIAKALRPFGIGVATGEMCCNRVMFKQFMQADALEFLQIDSARIGGINEILSVYLMAHKLKVKVCPHAGGVGLCEMVQHLQMWDYVSLSGTMQDRLIEYVDQQHEHFVTPTVVENARYRAPKTPGYSTEFLADSVQKFVYPHGTEWQRMFKEGVFPYPVED
- the imd gene encoding death domain-containing immune deficiency protein, with amino-acid sequence MEQVCPSQIQTDAVPVSPRPSPPKGPTPQNASSTSSTSSASPLLSTINGASVCSPGTSINISNCNYIQFGNSLVYNTTQTVIQGQSQKGQHCKTNGFSKSKSPEKSLSIQLLMDSKQEVSIKYMTLISKNLGEGWRNIFRSMGYKDGFIETIVESHKQEGISEVIYQMLLDWIRNPEKDEEERTIGELSTILWDSEKYELVEQLANLSKDPTSEKMS
- the PIG-Z gene encoding phosphatidylinositol glycan anchor biosynthesis class Z, with the translated sequence MPLWWPTPPNRAGAREKEGEASAWAIKRAHFQKLFELWVVRQRPTGAKPDHITSTYWTLAALRLALIFTPQRGYIHPDEFMQTLEPIAGRALDVEWRRSWEFNNTFPLRNIALPRVFIGIPLTLLYGANDFTTEHFNIKILTPYSLLVIPRLIYCLLSFLNDYCLYKICRLYGENVSDKLLFLASSYVSIVYATHTFSNSLEMVLLSLLLLSVSDCMLTSKCVIEHSEAITDKYKQSNDVVERVQLYKLRKLLPEYSLSKCLQISTIVVVGMFNRPTFIAFAFPSIFLWLMRGLGSKYIGFKDFHTRLFVFVMCCLPSLFFMIIADSSFYGYLTISDIESNAVTINNFVVTPVNFLRYNIFAENLAEHGLHPRWLHVLVNVPILFNILGIIGLFTITKMSYRLCRGLYRSLPRIQSINGLMTFSVITPVALLSLFPHQEPRFLTPILLPVVYLYAKHIQLIPSDSEWNKRLKKFAFAVWCVCNVLLSLFFGFIHQGGVYSTANHIHNEVNSRFFSVHVITSHMYDIPQSLFLAEDAAKVHLNRDTGQRYKVAKRVFLYELGSKSLTNVVSETAKVWKIGDLKKRTAGQEFRTYLIIPNSLKQDLNAAWFNANVTSLELIEDAHFYPHISTEAPPHFPSADDQFCDNLHYVPDVSPATKMTAVERVYCYIRQFSLTMFRIERRSHFVI